The following is a genomic window from Flavobacteriales bacterium.
CTTCTGCAGCTTCGATGGCATCTCGGCCTTCAGTGTGCGCGAGCAGGACCCCACGCGCGCCTCGCGCCCCTTCGACAAGGACCGCGACGGGCTCGTGCCCAGCGGGGGCAGCGCCGCCCTGGTGCTGGAGAGCCTGTCATCGGCCCTGGAGCGCGGCGCGCCGATCCTCGCTGAAGTGATGGGCTACGGCTTCTCCTCCAACGGTCTCCACATCAGCGACCCCGACCTCGATGGCCAGGTGCGCGCGCTGAACATGGCCCTGAAGATGGCCGGCATGGGCCCGTCCGATATCGAGTACATCAACGCCCACGCCACGTCCACACCCATCGGCGACCTGGTGGAGGCGCGCGCCATCGACACCGTGTTCGGCGCCCACCGCCCCCTGGTGAGCAGCACCAAGAGCATGACCGGCCACGAGTGCTGGATGGCCGGTGCCAGCGAGGTGGTGTACAGCGTGCTGATGATGCAGGGCGCTTACCTCGCCCCGAACATTAATTTTGAAGAACCCGATGAAGCTTCCGAGCGTTTGAACCTCGTGAGCCGTCCGATGGACAAGAGAGTGGACGTGCTGCTCTCCAACTCCTTCGGCTTCGGGGGGACGAACTCATCATTGATCATCAAACGCTACGCTAGCTGACATGAGCACCGTTGCGCAACGGGAGGAGATCGAAGCCCGCACCAAGGTGTTCCTGGTGGAGGAGTTCGAGGTGCAGGAGGACCTGATCCTGCCTCACGCCGACATGAAAGAGACCCTGGCCCTCGATAGCCTGGACTACGTGGACCTGGTGGTCGTGATCCAGGACAACTTCGGCGTGAAGCTCACCGCGGAGGATTTCCAGCGGATCGGCACCTTCCAGGATTTCTACGAGCACATTGAGCAGCGCATCGCCCGCGCCTGAGGACCGCCCTGCGGCCTGGCAGGGCCGCAGCCGGGGCACTCCGCTCGGCCACCGCATCTTCATCTTCCTCATCCGCCGTGTGGGCCTGTGGGCGGCGTATACGCTGCTGGTCCCCGTAGCCTTTTACTTCGTGATCGCCGCCCGCGCGCCCGGCCGTGCCTGGTCGCGCTACTACGCCCGCGTCCGTCCCACGGACCGCAGCCCCCGCTGGTGGGTCCTGTTCCGCGCCTATCACACCTTCGGAAAGCTGATCATCGACAAGGCGGCCGTCATGGCGGGCCTGAAGGACCGGTTCCGG
Proteins encoded in this region:
- a CDS encoding beta-ketoacyl-[acyl-carrier-protein] synthase family protein, with amino-acid sequence MERVVITGMGIWSCLGKDLAEVSESLRIGRSGIVFDPVRKEMGFRSALTGKVDMPDLKAELGRRQRVGMAEECFYAYAATAQAFRQAGIIEQTFLDHEVGILYGNDSSAMAVVEGVDALRRKKDTTLIGSGSIFQSMNSTVTMNLATIFRLRGINFTVSGACASGSHAIGMGYLLIKQGLQRIVLCGGAQEVNPIAFCSFDGISAFSVREQDPTRASRPFDKDRDGLVPSGGSAALVLESLSSALERGAPILAEVMGYGFSSNGLHISDPDLDGQVRALNMALKMAGMGPSDIEYINAHATSTPIGDLVEARAIDTVFGAHRPLVSSTKSMTGHECWMAGASEVVYSVLMMQGAYLAPNINFEEPDEASERLNLVSRPMDKRVDVLLSNSFGFGGTNSSLIIKRYAS
- a CDS encoding acyl carrier protein — encoded protein: MSTVAQREEIEARTKVFLVEEFEVQEDLILPHADMKETLALDSLDYVDLVVVIQDNFGVKLTAEDFQRIGTFQDFYEHIEQRIARA